Proteins encoded within one genomic window of Bermanella sp. WJH001:
- the rpoD gene encoding RNA polymerase sigma factor RpoD, giving the protein MAATQQSRLKELIAKGKEQGYLTYAQVNDHLPDDIATPEQVEDIIRMINDIGIQVAEVAPDADTLIMGDNNTDEAAMEEAAAALAAVESDVGRTTDPVRMYMREMGTVELLTREGEIVIAKRIEEGIREVMAALSYFPGSVRKVLDAVEESMADEEINRLGDVFNGFIDASDDDPVPATPISAEDKAEKEKEKEESDDESEDDDDDTSDAPTGPDPEEVKRRMAEIEQQLIKTEKAIEKHGRGSKQGDKENLILAELFAPIKLSPKYFDDLVGSARDNLDAIRAQERQLMTILTRKCKMNRQEFIKSYQGNEGNIAWVSELIESGKNYSESVVNNKYDLERAQKKIGQVSKRVGIDIVDIKEINRRVSIGEARARRAKKEMVEANLRLVISIAKKYTNRGLQFLDLIQEGNIGLMKAVDKFEYRRGYKFSTYATWWIRQAITRSIADQARTIRIPVHMIETINKLNRVSRQMLQEMGREATPEELAERMDMPEDKIRKVLKIAKEPISMETPIGDDEDSHLGDFIEDVNGSSPIDHATETGLVDATRGVLSGLTARESKVLRMRFGIDMNTDHTLEEVGKQFDVTRERIRQIEAKALRKLRHPSRSDHLRSFLDE; this is encoded by the coding sequence ATGGCCGCCACACAACAGTCCCGTCTTAAAGAGCTCATTGCCAAAGGCAAGGAACAGGGTTACCTAACCTATGCTCAGGTAAATGATCACCTTCCAGATGACATTGCCACACCAGAACAAGTTGAAGACATCATCCGCATGATCAACGACATCGGCATTCAAGTTGCCGAAGTTGCACCGGATGCTGACACCCTAATCATGGGCGACAACAACACAGACGAAGCCGCAATGGAAGAAGCCGCTGCGGCCCTTGCTGCTGTTGAAAGTGATGTAGGCCGTACAACTGACCCAGTGCGTATGTACATGCGTGAAATGGGTACGGTTGAGCTATTGACCCGTGAAGGTGAAATTGTCATTGCCAAACGAATCGAAGAAGGTATTCGTGAAGTAATGGCTGCTCTTTCTTACTTCCCAGGCTCAGTACGTAAAGTATTGGACGCTGTTGAAGAATCAATGGCCGATGAAGAAATTAACCGTCTTGGTGACGTGTTTAACGGCTTTATCGACGCCAGTGACGACGATCCAGTACCAGCCACGCCTATTTCTGCTGAAGATAAAGCAGAGAAAGAAAAAGAAAAAGAAGAGTCTGACGACGAGTCAGAGGACGATGACGACGATACTTCTGATGCGCCAACTGGCCCAGATCCAGAAGAAGTTAAACGTCGCATGGCTGAAATTGAACAACAGCTAATCAAAACAGAAAAAGCCATTGAAAAACATGGCCGCGGCAGCAAGCAAGGTGATAAAGAAAATCTAATTCTTGCTGAGCTGTTCGCACCGATCAAACTTTCGCCAAAATACTTTGATGACCTAGTGGGCAGTGCCCGTGACAACCTTGATGCCATCCGTGCACAAGAGCGTCAGCTTATGACCATTTTAACGCGTAAGTGTAAAATGAATCGTCAGGAATTCATCAAATCTTACCAAGGCAATGAAGGCAATATTGCTTGGGTAAGTGAACTGATTGAAAGCGGTAAAAACTACTCTGAATCTGTAGTAAACAACAAATACGACCTAGAGCGCGCACAAAAGAAAATTGGCCAAGTGTCAAAACGTGTGGGCATCGATATTGTTGATATCAAAGAAATTAACCGCCGTGTGAGTATTGGTGAAGCCCGTGCTCGTCGTGCGAAAAAAGAAATGGTTGAAGCTAACTTACGTCTAGTAATCTCCATTGCGAAAAAATACACCAACCGTGGTTTGCAATTCTTAGATTTAATCCAAGAAGGCAACATCGGTTTGATGAAAGCGGTAGACAAGTTTGAATACCGTCGTGGTTACAAATTCTCGACCTATGCAACTTGGTGGATTCGTCAGGCCATTACGCGCTCGATTGCTGACCAAGCCCGTACCATTCGTATTCCGGTACACATGATCGAAACCATCAACAAGCTAAACCGTGTGAGCCGTCAAATGCTTCAGGAAATGGGCCGCGAAGCCACTCCTGAAGAGCTAGCAGAACGCATGGACATGCCTGAAGATAAGATCCGCAAGGTACTGAAAATCGCAAAAGAGCCTATCTCAATGGAAACACCAATCGGTGATGACGAAGATAGCCACCTAGGTGATTTCATCGAAGACGTAAACGGCTCTAGCCCAATTGACCATGCCACCGAAACCGGTTTGGTTGACGCAACACGCGGCGTGTTAAGTGGTCTTACGGCTCGTGAAAGTAAAGTACTGCGCATGCGCTTTGGTATCGACATGAACACTGACCACACTCTAGAAGAAGTGGGCAAGCAGTTCGACGTTACCCGTGAGCGTATTCGTCAGATTGAAGCGAAAGCATTGCGTAAATTACGCCACCCAAGTCGTAGTGATCACTTGCGTTCGTTCTTAGATGAATAA